A window of Salvia splendens isolate huo1 chromosome 8, SspV2, whole genome shotgun sequence genomic DNA:
CTGGAACCCGGTTGTTTCTCGGCCTCCTTCGTTCTGGTTTCTTGCTCCGCTGTCGATTCCGATGGCGATCTTCGCCTTCCCGGTCTTCTcctcctcccaccactccgggtatCCCACCAATTGAAAGCACGTCTCCTTCGTGTGTTTGTGCATTCCACAATGTGAACACCATAGTTTGGACTTGTCTGGTTTGCCGTTTCCCCGGCGGTTGGCGGCGGAGCGCGGCGGAGGTGGATGACCTCTGTTCTGTGGTTGTGATGGACGGTATTCTCGAGCTCCAAAACCGAATCCGACTCCCCCCGATGATGGTTCATTTCCGACCGCGACGGAGGCTGAATCGGACGTCGGTGACATGACTTTAAGTCGAGCTGCCTCCCGTTTCACCCATCCGTACGCGACGTCGGCTGAGGGGTAAGGTTCTTCCTTAAGGATTTCTCGTCGGATCCAATCGTATTTCTCATTGAGCCCGGTGAGGAATTTGAATAACCTCAATTCTGCTTTAATGTCTCTGTATTGTTCCACTCCCTTATCGCAACAATTAACTGTTTTATGCGAGCACCGATCAATGTCGATCCAGAGGCCGTGTAATCGGCTCCAGTAGGCTTCCAGCGTTGAGTCCCCTTGTACTATTTTGCTCGCTTTGTCGCGCAGGTCGTATATCAAATACGAGTCCGATGAACTTGCGAATGTAACCGCGAGGGTATCCCATAGTGACTTCGCCGTCTGATGATGTGCGAAATCCGCTATGAGATTGGTCTCCATATTATCAATGATCCAGGAAAAGACGATTAAGTCTATTTCCTCCCAATCGGTGTATCCGATTTCGCCTGGTTTTGGTGGAGATGGAACTCCGGAAATGTGGCGGTAGACTCCTCGGCCGCCAATGGACACCTTCATCAGCCGTGCCCATAGTGAATAATTCGAGCCGTTCAACTTGAAGGCTATGGTAACACTCTTACTTGATCTAATCTTTTCGGCAATTTCGATTTGGGGTGGCTTGTCTTCTGCCATTTTTCCAGGTCGAGAGAGGTTTGGACAGTTGCTTTCTTCTCGTCGTTTCGGTCGAGAGAGGTATGTTTTGGgctatgatgatatttttctgagcCTGCTCTTGATACCATGTAGAACTGTATAATTCTCGGTTATTTCATTCACAATGAATTGATACATCATATATAGACCTAGGGATTTTATACATGGTAAGattttcctcaatcaaatctcCCTAATTATTGTCTAAATATTTCGTTCAATCTTCTTCCTGATTTGATGCAATCTTCTCTGTTTCTTGCATGATACTCTCCAATCTCCAACAGTGcataaattttaattgtatAACTCTAAGTATAATATTGTTACTCTTGAGCGAGTAATCAGACTCGATAAAGTAGAGCGTCATCCACCACTGTTCATTCTTGTATCTCAAATTCTCAGTATTAGACTTCTTGTGTCCAGATGTACcaaacaaaatgaaaagtttatgatattataggtcaatttcaaagtttataggaaatatcaaattttaggcaaagtttATGGTTTTAGACACCAATATCCCTTATATAAATGTGATTGATTGGAGTGTAAGTTGTGTGCATAGACTTGATAAAACTTTAATGACCAgcctttatttttattttttttggtgttAGCTAACAAGCAAAACACTTGGAAATCTTAACAATGATTCTGTTTTGGTGGTTGAGAGATTGAGTTGTCGAGCAGTTCGATCATTTGGGTCGCATCAATCTGGTTGAAGATCTTCCTTTGTTTATAGGTCTGTATAAAAAAATAGTGTCATCAAATGAGAATCAATCAGACATTAAGTTGTTGCACTGAGTTTCTTTTTGTTTGAATTTATATGAGTTGTTGCCCCCTGTTGTTTTTCCGTCTGCGAGATCTCGATATGTTTCACAAAGATTGAAGATCTCTTTTTATAGCCGGTGAAAATAACTGGATAAACGTTGATTGTTTATATCCTTATATGGTTGTTACGTTGATTGTATGTCATGAGTATATCTTTTAGTTGATGTCCTATCTTATCCATTGTCTATTTTTACTGCTTCAACTTCTTCTTTGGTGCTTCAAAACTTAGCGCACCTCTACGATTCTGATCATAGTTGAAAACTCATCGATTGTACCAAAATTCTTCAAAcaattaatactactacaatCTATTGCATTTGATGTGTTCTTATTTTATGGAGACGATATACTGTACTACGGAGTATTTCATATTAGAGGAGAGAGAGGACaattttattcaaattcaatttatttcaCCTACTTTAGACTATTATTACCCATAAAATTGAATATCTAATGTACTCCATAATTTATTCTCAACTAATTGGAGGGAAGATGAGAGCATCTTATCAATCTAAtctcaaatataaaattaaaaaaaaagtcaatTTGAACATATGAAACCATAGGTAGATTTCCACCAAGTGATTCCATAAACTCCATTTGTCATTAAAAAGACATTTTTGTAGTCAATCAAGCTGCATCCGAATAAGTTTATGCAATAGTATTTGGgtctataaatattaaatagcATATTCTTGTTAGTGCTATTCTTATGACTACTCAAACTCAATACCTATTGATGCTGCATCCACCCACGTTTAAACTAAAGTGACTAATAATCTTGATAATTTTTTGCATGGAAATGAAAGTATATCCACACTTAAATGTATGGATGTGACAATCAAGAATCCACTTCAATAAATCGATCAATGTGACTCTCAACAAATGAATATGCCGCTGATTCTGATCAATTTTGTACCATACAGTTGAATTAATTCATGTTACAATTACAAACATTTTACTTACAAAAATTCCACGTATCCGACTTAAAAATCTATAAAATAAAACGACCACTAATGTAGCGCCCCTTGTTATATCACAATTCACagtattaagaaaaaaaaataacaaaatgaaacaGACACACTAATGAAACACGCCTTGTTATATCAAAGTCACAAGAAAAATGTTgaaaaattaaacaaacaaTAATGTAACACGCCGGGTCTATTTTCtataataatgattaaaataaattttctatttGAGTATTGTACGTTAATTACGTTCACGTGGTAGCGATATTATTAATAGCCCAAAATTAGAAATTGAATTAAGCAGATAACTAACATTCCAAAAACTGACAATTGAAGTAAAATACTCCAAAATATCAAAACTGTGACGAGGAATCCCAccttctcttttctctctcctaaTTTCGTCACCCCCACTGCTCCATTGGCGCTTCTCTTCTTCCCTTCTTTCTCCTTATCTTCATCacttttttatgtttatttagttTACTTTCACGAGAAGAAGGGAAACCAGAAATTAATTAGAGAGATCAATGCCAAATTCGGGATAATGAAGTTCTGTAACGAATACGAGGAGATGATGCAGAGGTTGGGGCAGAGGAAATTGCCTCGGATTGGCTGTGGGACCCTCAACAATATTTTGGAAAGTTGCAGAAAACAGCTCCTCCATTCACATACTGCTGATGTTCGTGACAATCAAGCTAATGCTGACGGTGTTTCTGCTGACTCACAGCCCTGTTCAGGTCATTGATTTTATTTAGCTATTGTTTTTTTCAAtgtaatttgtttttgttttttttttttgtgaaaacgTGGTTTATATACAATTCATTGGTATAAGGCTCGATGTTGACTAAGTTATTGAGTTTCTGCTGCCATGAATTATGATAATGGCTTCGAGTTAGTGAGATCAGTTTAAAATGTGGTACAATTGATTTGATCCTACATTTTGATGTGTTTTTTAGGTTGTGCGTATTGATTTATGGAGCCTCAACTTttttgatctgttttgttaGTAAAGTTGCTAATAGTGGGATTGAGCTGAGGCTGGATTAGGGCGATTTAGTGAGATGAGATAGGGCCAATTCTCTCGTGCTTTTCTTGTTTTCTTAATTGGTTCATTTGTAACTAAGTATGGAAGTTCATATTAGATGATTATATCATCAAGTAATCTGTGGAATGTAGGTTGATATTCTGGTGTTTTTGAATCACATATTTGCCTTTTGATTTCATTGAGTAAGAGTTAAGGTAAGGTTGCTGCTTAAACTTATTGAGTTACTGTCTAATTTGGAGATATATATTGTCATTCTTGTGTCCCAAGAGATACACCATATGTATGCTCAAGTGAAGTTCTAATTGCTTTGTTCCGACATCTTTATACAGTACCGAATGTCTATGTATATATTGGTTGTTTGCTGAATCTAAGACGTAAACCTTGTTTGTAGTGTTTGCATTACAATGagtaaaatactagtatttgtTTGCTCTTGTCTTTTCTGATGCAAATTTGGGTGGGTTACTTAGTGTGCAAGGGGACGTTTTTCCCTCCGCTTCTCAAGGAAATCCAGGGAGTAGTCAGATTCTTCAATAGCAGAGTGCAGGCACTGCTTGATCGTCACTTACCATCGGGTTGCTGCAAGTGCTTTCTTTGGTTGGGAGATAGATTACTAGGAACTGATGTTGAGCTTATTCAAGAATGTGAAACTCTTATTGCTTATGCTACCATTAACACCATTGCTGTGCGCAGATTGCTCCAAAAATACGACAAGGTACTCCCCACCGGAACTCTTTGACGAGCAGTGATGATATGAAAGTTTGACACaattaattttgattaaatGTGGAGAGTTCTCATCTGCTTATTATACTTTACTACAGATTCATTATTCTAAGCAAGGTCAAGCTTTCAAGTCGCGTGCTGTAAGCATGCAGGTTGAGATCCTTCAGTCACCGTGGCTCTATGAACTTATGGCTCTCCACATAAATTTAAGAGAGGCTAAAGCAAATATGGGAAGTGCTCCTCTACAATTAGATGGTTTCAATCTGATATTTGACAATACGAAACCATCTCTCTCTTTTGAGCTCTTTGATTCAATCAGTCTCAACATTGAGTTAACCTGCTCGATATGCTTGGTGAGTAAAGTAACTAAAGCAGATAACTAATGCTAAAGAAAACTATGTGTCAAGTATTGGTAAATCGTTAATCTTAGAGAGATTACACCAATAATAGTACATCTCAACTTTTACATATACCAACTTTGAATAATGAGTTTGTTTTCCCTTTCTCTTCAGGAGACATTATTTGATCCTGTATCTCTTGGCTGCGGTCATCTGTTTTGCTACATGTGTGCGTGTAAAGCTAGTTCAGTGAGCGTAGTGGACGGGCTCAAGGCAGCTAGCGGGCGTAAGAAATGTCCAGTTTGCCGTGAGGTAACTTGTAACCTCATATCTAGGCGCTGCCCTCGGCTTGTTTCTGGCTTTGTTTTTTTTGGTTTGTTACTTGTTTAGTGGCAAATCCCTGCTTACAACCTTAAGGAATGTCTGTCACTACATTCGATATCAGGTGGGAATATACGAATCTGCTGTGAATTTGGAAGAATTGCATATCCTATTGAAAAGAAGGTAAACACATAAATCAACTACTTGTGTGTTGGCATTGGTTTGATGCCATTAAATTTAGGAGTTATTTGGACAGTTGGCCTGAGTACTGGGAAGAACGCCGCAAAATGGAGAAAGCAGAGAGAATTGAGGAGGCAAAGCAGCATTGGCAGTCTCAGGCAGCTCGATTTATGGGTATTTGACgttgagagcatccacaatgctAGCCTTGTATTTCACTCACAACCTCATTTTTCAGCTGCCACGTCAACCTTTTTCATTTCAGCTCCAACACCTGCAAGGTTGCAATGCAATCAGCCCCATTTTATACATCACTTCCCTTGtaagtatcattttttttcattttcattttccttttccttttcggCCCTCCCAAATATGCATGTACATAAGTTTGTAAAACTTTGTTAATAACCTTTGGACATGTTAGTGGTGTAATTTTTTATAATCCAGTTTACTTGTAGAGTTGTAGTTATATACATCAACatgcttgatttgattttccatattaGTATAGTCATCAATTACCTAAGAGGATGAAATATCTATATTCACTGTcattatagtattttttttaaatgtagcTTGACATTTTCTAAATTTACGTGACCAAGTCTCAAATTTGATAACCTATTTCAATAAGTTGCAAGTCAACTTTACTAAATATTGAGCGGACAACATTTCCTTGTACTAGTATCTAAGAAACAGATGAGTATAGAGGGTTGAATATAAACTACTACCCCGTCTTATTGAATAAGAGtcattattttgtcattttagtccgtcccacaataaaattcaCATTTTACTTGTACCATGAATGATAAGTATGTTACATTCCAGTAACACACTTCACTCATATTCTACTagtattataaaaccaatacttCCTCCGTACCAAGAATTTCTTGCCTTGGGCGGCATAGGAATttttgcaactttattttggGTGTGAAGTGGAtagggtaaagtaagaaaaatgaaataaagtagagaaaaaagtgtttccatttttagtaatggatcatcttggttggaataaataaaaaaggaaagtgatcttcaatgggacggaggatgtataaaaaagtggaccgcatattctactaactttttcaatccactattttttatatttcttaaaactcgtgctcacaTCAAACGCGACTCCTATTATAGGGTGGAATGAGTACGAGTTATATAGAAGTTAAACCACATTATAAATACAGTCATTCTTGATAATGGGTAGGACCTTATATGACTCAGACTGAGATAGATTTGCAACTAAAGGGGGAAAAAATTAATACTGTTAAACAAAATACTGCCGTGATCATATTGACTTATTGCTTTACCACTTTTTTGTCATCCACTCATTTACATAGCATTGCGTAGATATACAATAGTTAAAATATAGACTTAATTTTACGTAGATAGTTTTTATCTCGTCGCACCTATTATTTCCAACCTAAATAATAGTTTTGAACTTACCAATCAATTCGCTATAAGCCAATAAATATGTCAATTTCTTAGAAACTGTTTTAATCATTTTGAgatcttggtttattaatcaaATATAGTATAAACCATGGGCGAAGCTACTTGGGAGGGGTACCCCTTAtcaacataattttttatatcattttgttctttcattttttcaattttttcaatttccTTTATAAATACCTCACctcaaattattaaaatttcttTATGTAAATATTTTTGCCCCTTCTAACTTGAATTATAACATGCGATTTTATTATAACAATGTCTTGATATTATTAATTTCGTATGTTAGTGAAGGTTCAAATTATATAGTCATGTCATGTAGATGGCAGGGGCAGGGGCAGGGGCACAGGCACTACGcgaaaaagtgaaaaaatatattttaatattaaacaaaaaactGCCGTAATCGTTTTGTCATCTATTTCATTTACATGGTaataaagaaaaatcattgctttttatcaaaaaaataaataacattGCGTACTATAGTTGAAATATTCTTTGTACTGAAATTTTCTTAGATAGTGTTTATCTAAGGTGCATTTATGTGCAAGTGCCTTCTCGTACCTAATCTTTCCAACCTAAATTATACACTTAAACAATCAATTCACAATAAATATGTCAATTTCTTGGAAACGGTTTTAATAATTTTGAgatcttggtttattaatcaaatattttatttcatgctGTATCATATGAACTATACATGGTAGTGTGTTACCAACTCAACATAAATAAGAAATCAACTATACAtgctattttattataataaaaacttGATATTATTAATTTCGTATCTATCCCTTATCTTAGTAAGGTTCAAAATATGTAGATGccaaatactactataaaagaTCAGCTTGGCGACTTGTTTCAGTTAGTGCTTCGACTCATTAAAATCTCCATAATCATAGATTAATTATGAGCACATATATGTATAGAATGAGGACATCTAGAGTCATGAGAATAATAAATCTAAaattacaaaaacaaaataaaagtaaagaTG
This region includes:
- the LOC121742990 gene encoding E3 ubiquitin-protein ligase BAH1-like isoform X2, with product MKFCNEYEEMMQRLGQRKLPRIGCGTLNNILESCRKQLLHSHTADVRDNQANADGVSADSQPCSVCKGTFFPPLLKEIQGVVRFFNSRVQALLDRHLPSGCCKCFLWLGDRLLGTDVELIQECETLIAYATINTIAVRRLLQKYDKIHYSKQGQAFKSRAVSMQVEILQSPWLYELMALHINLREAKANMGSAPLQLDGFNLIFDNTKPSLSFELFDSISLNIELTCSICLETLFDPVSLGCGHLFCYMCACKASSVSVVDGLKAASGRKKCPVCREVGIYESAVNLEELHILLKRSWPEYWEERRKMEKAERIEEAKQHWQSQAARFMGI
- the LOC121742990 gene encoding E3 ubiquitin-protein ligase BAH1-like isoform X1 is translated as MKFCNEYEEMMQRLGQRKLPRIGCGTLNNILESCRKQLLHSHTADVRDNQANADGVSADSQPCSVCKGTFFPPLLKEIQGVVRFFNSRVQALLDRHLPSGCCKCFLWLGDRLLGTDVELIQECETLIAYATINTIAVRRLLQKYDKIHYSKQGQAFKSRAVSMQVEILQSPWLYELMALHINLREAKANMGSAPLQLDGFNLIFDNTKPSLSFELFDSISLNIELTCSICLETLFDPVSLGCGHLFCYMCACKASSVSVVDGLKAASGRKKCPVCREVGIYESAVNLEELHILLKRRSYLDSWPEYWEERRKMEKAERIEEAKQHWQSQAARFMGI